From one Formosa sediminum genomic stretch:
- a CDS encoding translocation/assembly module TamB domain-containing protein, with protein sequence MILAIPGVQTRLGKYATTKLNETYNTNINIGAVGLHFNGDVQIKNVYIEDYMQDTLINAKLLETHIVNFRNLYNGRLVFSEIEATDLDFNIKTYKGETDTNLDVFVAKFDDDNNEDTPSNFLLSSSDVSIYNGRFTFVNENLETPQVMKFNDLKINASNFLIHGPNVSTRVNTLEFTDSHGLHVENMSTNFAYTLNDITFANLDLKTKESTLKGDVKFEFEREDLSLFTEKVQVNANITAADLVLSDLNYFYNEFGVNQRAKFSVLLTGTLNDLDFNALNLTTNRGSRIIGDINFKNLFNRTENTFYMNGQFNRLSSTYKDLITLLPNLLGQTIPSNFERFGEFNITGTTQLTTSRIDADLRINTSLGLIESDLVLTNIDNIDKATYKGNLVVTDFDLGSFLENDNFNKTSLDIDVDGSGFKEDNVNTKVNGEIFYMDFNNYSYKNIDVLGNFKSSVYNGNLISNDPNFKLEFNGIADFSKVTKKVDFVADVKYADLRLLNFVKNDTLSQFKGLVEVKALGTTINDVEGLFAITNANYKNEHDNYVFDAFTITSVFRDSIRYVSVNSPDIIEGEMNGNFRFRDLGIMFENAIGSIYRNFDPVKVPENQFVDFNFTIYNKIVEVFYPNIRLGKNTFIKGHVQSNDQLLDVMFRSPEIRLYDYFASNISIDIDNNNPLFNTFIEVDSIKTKFYNLSRFNLVNKTINDTLFMRSEFQGGKRNNDVFNLNFYHTINTDNNSVLGFKKSDVTFKNSKWLVNESRDTLNKIEFSKDLKEINIDKLVMSLDNEEISLSGFLKDSTQKDLELNFKNVDLAKISPELDSLELGGLLNGKVDVFQQNGQYLPSADVTIDSLSVNNFKLGSFSGNITGNENLTRYFVNSKIKDDETNSFLAIGYIDALNNESYIDIDLKFEDFNLKPFSPLGKDVISDIRGFVSGDAKVIGNLKKPALEGDLRLRDAGLLIPLLNTNYNFANNSQVILKNQEFIFNTIQISDNVYNTKGVLGGFIRHNNFSEWELGLDIKTDKLLVLNTDDSEDALYYGTGFIGGSATIYGPTEELVISVVGETKAGTVFKIPMSDSESFGDNTFIHFLTPEEKQAKLEGKELVLKDIRGLELDFDLEVNNNAEIEIVMDRDSGSTIKGHGVGALLIEINTNGKFNIYGDFSVFKGVYNFMYGGLVQKEFNVQPGGTLAWDGDPLGARINLKAIYTTQANPSPLLDNPINQSIPVNVEIDLTEKLEQPEINFGFSFPTVNSTVKSELNYRLESKEDKDNQALYLLTTGSFSSGLTGINPYGTLTERLNGIVNGLFSDSNNKLNIGLNYELGENNPNYETDDRFGVTLQTQISDRVMINGNVDVPVGGVSQTVIAGDIEVRFLLNVDGSLTASVFNRENSIQDFGEETGYTQGVGISYNVDFDTFKELLQKIFKGEKIKNLEQNPENESPNSNTVTPELIFVKPENSDE encoded by the coding sequence GTGATTTTAGCTATTCCAGGCGTACAAACACGATTAGGAAAATATGCGACTACTAAACTAAACGAGACTTATAATACTAATATTAATATTGGTGCGGTAGGGCTGCATTTTAATGGAGATGTCCAGATTAAAAACGTGTATATAGAAGACTATATGCAAGATACTTTAATTAATGCTAAACTGCTTGAAACACATATTGTTAATTTTAGAAACTTATATAATGGCAGATTGGTGTTTTCTGAAATTGAAGCAACAGATTTAGACTTTAATATTAAGACTTACAAAGGAGAAACAGATACCAATTTAGATGTGTTTGTTGCTAAATTTGATGATGATAATAATGAAGATACACCTAGCAATTTTTTGTTGTCATCTAGTGATGTGTCAATCTATAATGGACGATTTACTTTTGTAAATGAAAACCTAGAGACGCCTCAAGTCATGAAGTTTAATGATCTTAAAATTAATGCCTCTAACTTTTTAATTCATGGTCCAAATGTGTCTACACGCGTTAATACTCTAGAATTTACAGATAGTCATGGACTTCATGTGGAAAACATGAGTACTAATTTTGCCTATACTTTAAACGATATTACGTTTGCCAATTTAGATCTTAAAACCAAAGAGTCTACTTTAAAAGGAGATGTGAAGTTTGAATTTGAACGCGAAGACTTAAGTTTGTTTACAGAAAAAGTTCAAGTAAATGCAAACATAACAGCTGCAGATTTAGTCTTAAGCGATCTTAATTATTTTTATAATGAGTTTGGTGTTAATCAGCGTGCTAAATTTTCAGTATTATTAACAGGAACATTAAACGATTTAGACTTTAATGCATTAAACTTAACAACAAACAGAGGGTCTAGGATAATAGGAGATATTAATTTTAAAAACTTGTTTAATAGAACAGAGAATACGTTTTACATGAATGGACAGTTTAACAGACTCTCTTCTACATATAAAGATTTAATTACACTATTACCTAATTTATTAGGTCAAACTATACCTTCTAATTTTGAGAGATTCGGAGAATTTAATATTACCGGAACAACACAATTAACTACCTCACGAATTGATGCAGACTTACGTATTAATACTTCATTAGGTCTAATAGAATCTGATTTGGTTTTAACCAATATAGATAATATAGATAAAGCTACTTATAAAGGTAATCTTGTAGTTACAGATTTTGATCTAGGATCGTTTTTAGAGAATGATAATTTTAATAAAACGTCTTTAGATATAGATGTTGATGGAAGTGGGTTTAAAGAAGACAATGTAAATACAAAAGTGAATGGCGAAATATTTTATATGGATTTTAATAACTACTCATATAAAAATATTGATGTTTTAGGAAATTTTAAAAGTAGTGTTTATAACGGGAATTTAATTAGCAACGATCCAAATTTTAAATTAGAATTTAATGGGATTGCAGATTTTTCTAAAGTTACAAAAAAGGTAGATTTTGTTGCAGATGTTAAGTATGCAGATTTAAGATTACTAAACTTTGTAAAAAACGATACATTATCTCAATTTAAAGGTTTAGTAGAAGTTAAAGCATTAGGGACTACCATTAACGATGTAGAAGGTCTATTTGCAATCACAAATGCTAATTATAAGAATGAGCACGACAACTATGTGTTCGATGCTTTTACAATAACATCTGTATTTAGAGATTCCATAAGATATGTAAGTGTAAATTCTCCAGATATAATTGAAGGAGAAATGAATGGAAACTTCAGATTTAGAGATCTCGGGATAATGTTTGAAAATGCTATTGGTAGTATTTATAGAAATTTTGATCCTGTAAAAGTTCCAGAAAATCAATTTGTAGATTTCAACTTTACTATTTACAATAAAATAGTTGAAGTATTTTATCCCAATATAAGACTAGGAAAAAATACTTTTATAAAAGGACATGTACAAAGTAACGATCAGTTATTAGATGTTATGTTTAGGTCTCCAGAAATTAGATTATACGATTATTTTGCTAGTAATATTTCTATAGATATAGATAATAACAATCCTTTATTTAACACGTTTATAGAAGTAGATAGTATTAAGACTAAGTTTTATAATTTATCACGTTTTAATCTCGTAAACAAAACCATAAACGACACTTTGTTTATGCGTTCAGAATTTCAAGGTGGTAAGCGAAATAACGATGTGTTTAACTTAAATTTTTATCATACTATAAATACAGATAATAATTCTGTACTTGGCTTCAAAAAGTCCGATGTTACATTTAAAAATAGTAAGTGGTTAGTAAACGAATCTAGAGACACCTTAAATAAAATTGAGTTTTCTAAAGATTTAAAAGAAATAAATATTGATAAGCTCGTGATGTCTCTAGATAATGAGGAGATTTCTTTATCAGGATTCTTAAAAGATTCTACTCAAAAAGATTTAGAACTTAATTTTAAAAATGTCGATTTAGCAAAAATTTCCCCAGAATTAGATAGTTTAGAATTAGGAGGTTTATTAAATGGTAAAGTAGATGTGTTTCAGCAAAACGGTCAATATTTACCAAGTGCAGATGTTACTATAGATTCCCTAAGTGTAAATAATTTTAAATTAGGTTCGTTTAGTGGAAACATTACTGGAAATGAAAATTTAACACGTTATTTTGTAAATTCTAAAATTAAAGACGATGAAACCAATTCTTTTTTAGCAATAGGTTACATCGATGCTTTAAATAATGAATCGTATATAGACATAGATTTAAAATTTGAAGATTTTAATTTAAAGCCTTTTAGTCCGTTAGGAAAAGATGTAATAAGCGATATTAGAGGTTTTGTATCTGGGGATGCTAAAGTGATAGGGAATTTAAAAAAGCCCGCTTTAGAAGGCGATTTACGACTCCGTGATGCCGGGTTATTAATCCCGTTATTAAATACTAATTATAATTTTGCAAATAACTCTCAAGTTATTTTAAAAAATCAAGAATTTATTTTCAATACAATTCAGATCTCAGATAATGTATATAATACTAAAGGTGTTTTAGGCGGTTTTATACGCCATAATAATTTTTCTGAATGGGAACTTGGTTTAGATATTAAAACAGATAAATTACTTGTTTTAAATACAGACGACTCTGAAGATGCCCTATATTATGGTACCGGATTTATTGGAGGTAGTGCTACAATTTACGGCCCTACAGAAGAATTAGTAATCTCTGTAGTGGGCGAAACAAAAGCAGGTACAGTTTTTAAAATTCCAATGAGCGATTCAGAATCCTTTGGAGACAATACATTTATACATTTTTTAACTCCAGAAGAAAAACAAGCTAAGCTGGAAGGTAAAGAATTAGTATTAAAAGATATTAGAGGTTTAGAATTAGATTTTGATTTGGAAGTAAATAATAATGCAGAGATTGAAATTGTAATGGATCGGGATTCTGGCAGTACCATAAAAGGACATGGAGTAGGCGCTTTATTAATAGAAATTAATACCAATGGTAAATTTAATATATATGGTGACTTTTCTGTGTTTAAAGGTGTGTACAATTTTATGTATGGTGGCTTAGTACAAAAAGAATTTAATGTGCAACCAGGAGGAACTTTAGCATGGGATGGAGATCCATTAGGAGCCCGAATAAATCTTAAAGCCATTTATACTACCCAAGCAAATCCTTCACCATTACTAGATAACCCTATTAACCAAAGTATTCCTGTAAATGTAGAAATAGACTTAACCGAAAAGTTAGAGCAGCCAGAAATTAATTTTGGCTTTTCGTTTCCAACAGTAAATTCAACAGTAAAATCAGAACTTAATTATAGATTAGAATCTAAAGAAGATAAAGACAACCAAGCATTATATTTATTAACAACAGGATCTTTTTCTAGTGGCTTAACAGGTATAAATCCATATGGTACATTAACAGAGCGTTTAAATGGTATAGTTAACGGACTATTTTCAGACAGTAACAATAAACTTAATATTGGTTTAAATTACGAATTGGGAGAGAACAATCCCAATTACGAAACAGATGACAGATTCGGAGTAACACTACAAACCCAAATTAGCGATCGTGTTATGATTAATGGTAACGTAGATGTCCCTGTTGGCGGTGTAAGTCAGACGGTTATTGCAGGAGATATTGAAGTGCGTTTTCTTTTAAATGTAGACGGGTCATTAACAGCAAGTGTTTTTAATCGTGAAAATAGCATTCAAGACTTTGGTGAAGAAACAGGATACACCCAAGGTGTAGGAATTTCTTACAATGTAGATTTTGATACTTTTAAAGAGCTACTTCAAAAAATATTTAAAGGAGAAAAGATTAAAAATTTAGAGCAAAATCCTGAAAATGAATCTCCAAATTCAAATACAGTTACTCCTGAACTTATCTTTGTGAAACCCGAAAATTCAGACGAATAA
- the tsaD gene encoding tRNA (adenosine(37)-N6)-threonylcarbamoyltransferase complex transferase subunit TsaD — translation MHSENIYILGIESSCDDTAASIIHNGKILSNVIANQSIHEEFGGVVPELASRAHQQNIVPVVHQALAKANISKDQLHAIAFTRGPGLMGSLLVGTSFAKSLAFGLNIPLIDVNHMQGHILAHFIDVEGFKKPPFPFIAMTISGGHTQIVKVKNYFDMDVIGETIDDAVGEAYDKSGKILGLGYPAGPEIDKRAQLGNPKAFKFTKPKVDGLNFSFSGLKTAILYFIQKETKANPNFIAENINDICASIQYTIIGILIDKLKLATKQTGIKHIAIGGGVSANSGIRKALKDGEQKFGWTTYVPKFEFTTDNAAMIAIVGYLKYLEQDFSEANVTASARLRI, via the coding sequence ATGCATTCAGAAAATATTTACATTTTAGGAATTGAGTCTTCATGCGATGATACTGCGGCTTCAATTATACATAACGGAAAAATTCTTAGTAATGTTATTGCTAATCAAAGCATACACGAAGAATTTGGTGGTGTTGTACCCGAATTAGCTTCAAGAGCACACCAACAAAATATTGTTCCAGTTGTACATCAAGCATTAGCTAAAGCCAATATTAGTAAAGATCAATTACATGCAATAGCATTTACCCGTGGTCCTGGTTTAATGGGGTCGCTTCTTGTAGGTACGTCTTTTGCTAAATCTCTTGCCTTTGGTTTAAATATTCCATTAATAGATGTAAATCATATGCAAGGCCATATTCTTGCTCACTTTATAGATGTAGAAGGATTTAAAAAACCTCCTTTTCCTTTTATAGCCATGACCATTTCTGGTGGACACACGCAAATTGTTAAAGTAAAAAACTACTTTGACATGGACGTTATTGGTGAAACTATAGACGATGCTGTGGGCGAAGCCTACGATAAAAGCGGAAAAATATTAGGTTTAGGATATCCTGCAGGGCCAGAAATAGACAAACGTGCACAATTAGGAAATCCAAAAGCTTTTAAATTTACAAAACCTAAAGTAGACGGATTGAATTTTAGTTTTTCAGGGTTAAAAACAGCTATTTTATATTTTATACAAAAAGAAACTAAAGCTAACCCTAATTTTATTGCAGAAAACATTAACGACATCTGTGCATCTATTCAATACACTATTATAGGTATTTTAATTGATAAATTAAAACTAGCCACCAAACAAACTGGCATTAAACACATAGCAATTGGTGGTGGTGTATCTGCAAATTCAGGCATTAGAAAAGCACTTAAAGACGGTGAACAGAAATTTGGATGGACCACTTATGTCCCCAAATTTGAATTTACCACAGATAATGCCGCAATGATTGCTATTGTAGGATATTTAAAATATCTAGAACAAGATTTTTCTGAAGCAAATGTAACCGCTTCTGCCCGTTTAAGAATCTAA
- a CDS encoding foldase protein PrsA has protein sequence MLRNLLLTGAIISSVFCYGQKSIDKSLENITSEEQAKLFIKEHKELKGKYFVFNKEKHNTTLTRELFEMPIGNSKVYESEYNKTIYKVIDKTETIYYRASYIFINSDNLNESDLKRLKQTIYSKYNQGVDFSNLIKRYSMDVNASRGGDTGWFIEGKMPVEVEDELIRNNKNHYLNKLFTVDIPGKNWHYIILKTEEPKPIEEIKVLKITQAI, from the coding sequence ATGTTAAGAAACCTACTTCTTACAGGAGCCATTATAAGCTCTGTATTTTGTTATGGACAAAAATCTATAGACAAATCTTTAGAAAATATAACTTCTGAAGAACAAGCCAAGCTTTTTATAAAAGAGCACAAAGAACTCAAAGGAAAATATTTTGTTTTTAATAAAGAAAAACACAACACAACTTTAACTAGAGAGTTGTTTGAAATGCCTATAGGTAACTCTAAAGTTTATGAAAGCGAATACAATAAAACTATATATAAAGTTATAGATAAAACAGAAACTATTTACTACCGTGCAAGCTACATTTTTATAAATAGTGATAACTTAAATGAATCTGATTTAAAACGATTAAAACAAACTATTTACTCTAAATATAATCAAGGCGTAGATTTTAGTAATTTAATAAAACGCTATTCTATGGATGTTAACGCCTCTCGTGGCGGAGATACAGGTTGGTTTATTGAAGGTAAAATGCCAGTTGAAGTTGAAGACGAATTAATAAGAAATAATAAAAATCATTACTTAAATAAATTATTTACTGTAGATATTCCAGGAAAAAATTGGCATTATATCATTTTAAAAACAGAAGAACCTAAACCAATTGAAGAAATTAAGGTTTTAAAAATTACACAAGCTATTTAA
- a CDS encoding 16S rRNA (uracil(1498)-N(3))-methyltransferase has protein sequence MQLFYNPDITENTTQLVFSKEESRHIVKVLRKSNGDTVHVTNGKGWLFTAQLNLADIKNCLATITDKTFQNSKNYTIHLAVAPTKMNDRYEWFLEKATEIGIDSITPIICDHSERKVVKLERYDKILQAAMKQSLHYYMPVLNPPTPFKTFISQQHTGDCFIAHCEDTNKKSLKQLIKPNTNITILIGPEGDFSIKEIELALKNNFIPVTLGHTRLRTETAAIVACHTAALINE, from the coding sequence ATGCAATTATTTTACAACCCAGACATTACCGAAAACACTACGCAACTTGTTTTTTCTAAAGAAGAAAGCAGACATATTGTAAAAGTGTTACGAAAAAGTAACGGAGACACTGTACACGTTACAAACGGTAAAGGTTGGTTGTTTACTGCACAATTAAATTTAGCAGACATAAAAAATTGCCTAGCCACAATTACAGACAAAACCTTTCAAAACAGTAAAAATTACACCATACATTTAGCAGTTGCTCCTACTAAAATGAACGACCGCTACGAGTGGTTTTTAGAAAAAGCTACAGAAATAGGTATAGATAGCATAACGCCAATTATTTGTGATCATAGTGAGCGTAAAGTAGTAAAATTAGAGCGTTACGATAAAATTTTACAGGCTGCCATGAAACAATCATTACATTACTATATGCCTGTTTTAAATCCACCTACACCATTTAAAACCTTTATAAGCCAACAACACACTGGAGATTGTTTTATTGCACATTGTGAAGACACCAATAAAAAATCTTTAAAACAATTAATAAAACCAAATACCAATATCACTATTTTAATTGGTCCAGAAGGTGATTTTAGTATAAAAGAAATAGAATTAGCATTAAAAAACAATTTCATTCCTGTAACTTTGGGACACACAAGATTGCGTACAGAGACAGCTGCTATTGTAGCTTGCCATACTGCAGCTTTAATAAATGAATAG
- a CDS encoding DUF4159 domain-containing protein, producing MKWFWILCFVFTSSYMSAQDVAVLHYKGGGDWYGNPTSLPNLVAYCNTHIHTRIHTNVPAVETSSPDLFQYPFIHMTGHGNVFFDETDKENLKNYLISGGFLHIDDNYGLKPYITKALKDVFPDQELVELPASHEIFQEPYPFPEGLPKIHEHDGKRPQAFALFYEGRIIVLFTVESDLGDGWEDPEVHNDPEEVREKALKMGANIIYYVFNH from the coding sequence ATGAAATGGTTTTGGATTTTATGCTTTGTGTTTACAAGCTCTTACATGTCTGCACAAGATGTTGCTGTTTTACATTATAAAGGAGGTGGCGATTGGTATGGAAACCCTACCTCACTCCCAAACTTAGTTGCTTATTGCAATACCCACATACATACCAGAATACACACCAATGTACCCGCTGTAGAAACATCAAGTCCAGACTTATTTCAGTACCCGTTTATACACATGACTGGACATGGAAATGTGTTTTTTGATGAAACGGATAAAGAAAATTTAAAAAACTATTTAATCTCCGGTGGTTTTTTGCATATAGACGATAATTACGGCCTTAAGCCTTATATTACAAAAGCCCTAAAAGATGTTTTTCCTGATCAAGAATTGGTAGAACTTCCTGCCTCTCACGAAATTTTTCAAGAGCCCTATCCGTTCCCTGAAGGCTTACCAAAAATACACGAACATGATGGAAAACGTCCGCAAGCTTTTGCCTTGTTTTACGAAGGTAGGATAATTGTTTTGTTTACTGTTGAAAGCGATTTAGGAGACGGCTGGGAAGATCCAGAAGTACATAACGATCCGGAAGAAGTTCGTGAAAAAGCTTTAAAAATGGGCGCAAATATTATATATTACGTATTCAATCACTAA
- a CDS encoding TrmH family RNA methyltransferase, which yields MAQLNHYNTPFSKRTFPITLVCDNVTNAPNIGSLFRTADAFGVEKLILCGTHITLGRKMTKTSRATEKVVPFERHDSTEEVIAQLKSNGYQIIALEITDTSKSLREITFSPQQPIALLIGDENFGISEPLLSVSDIVVHIDMFGQNSSMNVVQATNIILYEITKQTL from the coding sequence ATGGCTCAACTCAATCATTATAACACCCCTTTTAGTAAGCGAACATTTCCCATAACATTAGTTTGTGATAATGTAACAAATGCTCCAAATATTGGAAGTTTGTTTAGAACAGCAGATGCATTTGGTGTAGAAAAATTAATCCTCTGTGGTACCCATATTACGTTAGGTAGAAAAATGACCAAAACGTCTCGTGCAACAGAAAAAGTTGTGCCATTTGAAAGGCATGATAGTACAGAAGAAGTTATCGCTCAATTAAAATCTAATGGGTACCAAATTATTGCTTTAGAAATAACCGACACGAGTAAATCGCTTCGTGAAATTACTTTTTCTCCTCAACAACCTATTGCCTTACTTATTGGAGATGAGAATTTTGGCATCTCAGAACCTTTACTAAGCGTTTCTGACATTGTTGTACATATTGATATGTTTGGACAAAATAGCAGCATGAATGTTGTACAAGCTACTAACATTATTTTATACGAAATAACTAAACAAACTCTATAA
- a CDS encoding AI-2E family transporter translates to MNSKTIANGILRAIFTLLFIALTLYFLYQIQSVIIYIVISAIISLTGSPLVQLFRNRFKFNDSFSVVLAMLLIVGSLVGMVLLFIPLVLEQGHNLSLLNIEKLQGNLNNVYLDVAKYLEGRHIYLENSLEDYHLLSKIDYSAIPDFLNSILSGFGSFSIAFFSVLFISFFFLKDRKLLENSLMIVVPESKKHRVRKSIFTIKHLLSRYFLGLLIQILILFIIYAIVLTVFGIKNSIVIAFLCALLNLIPYIGPLISALLMIVLTLSSNMHNDFSETLPTTIYVLIGFCFAQLIDNFFSQPIIFSRSVKSHPLEIFLVIIITGILFGIVGMVIAVPAYTALKVILKEFLSENAIVKHLTKDL, encoded by the coding sequence ATGAATTCTAAAACTATAGCTAACGGTATTTTAAGAGCAATATTTACATTATTATTTATTGCCCTTACTTTGTATTTTTTATATCAAATTCAATCAGTAATAATATACATTGTAATATCAGCTATAATTTCATTAACAGGTTCTCCTTTAGTTCAACTATTCAGAAACCGTTTTAAATTTAACGATTCGTTTTCTGTAGTACTTGCCATGCTTTTAATTGTTGGGTCTTTAGTTGGTATGGTATTACTTTTTATTCCTTTAGTACTTGAACAAGGCCACAATTTATCGCTTTTAAACATCGAAAAACTTCAAGGAAATTTAAACAATGTATATTTAGACGTCGCTAAATATCTAGAAGGAAGACATATTTATTTAGAAAATTCTCTTGAAGATTATCATTTACTATCAAAAATAGACTACTCGGCTATACCTGATTTTTTGAATTCAATCTTAAGCGGATTTGGATCGTTTAGTATCGCATTCTTTTCTGTACTTTTTATCTCCTTTTTTTTTCTGAAAGACAGAAAATTACTAGAAAACAGTCTTATGATTGTTGTTCCTGAGAGCAAAAAACACCGTGTTAGAAAATCTATTTTCACGATTAAACATTTACTTTCAAGATATTTTTTAGGATTACTTATACAAATTTTAATCCTCTTTATTATTTATGCCATTGTACTCACTGTATTCGGAATTAAAAACTCTATAGTGATCGCTTTCTTATGTGCCCTTTTAAATTTAATTCCCTATATCGGCCCCTTAATTAGTGCGTTATTAATGATTGTGCTTACACTATCTAGTAATATGCATAACGACTTTAGTGAGACCTTACCAACCACTATTTATGTGTTAATCGGGTTTTGTTTTGCACAATTAATAGACAATTTCTTTAGTCAGCCTATCATATTTTCAAGAAGTGTAAAATCGCATCCCTTAGAAATATTTTTAGTTATTATCATTACAGGTATTCTTTTTGGTATTGTAGGAATGGTTATAGCTGTACCTGCATATACGGCTTTAAAAGTTATTTTAAAGGAGTTTCTTTCTGAAAATGCAATCGTAAAACATTTAACCAAAGACCTTTAG
- a CDS encoding class I SAM-dependent methyltransferase — translation MNALILNTEIQKFIINNLNSNTTTLLLKGTAFDGVETREIVEQIEAKVKCIAKLKTWYNTPNIYYPNKLNIEQTSSEQTANYKGHLIYGESIIDITGGFGVDCYAFSKHFKSVTHCEINKNLSDIVSYNFKQLQVSNIKTIPEDGIEFLKKTPNIYDWIYVDPSRRHDSKGKVFFLNDCLPNVPEHLDLLFNHSPNILIKTSPLLDLSIGLQELKFVSAIHIVALHNDVKELLWVLNKNTTSTCTVNTVNITKTNIETFNFALASENALDIKYSKPLTYLYEPNSAILKAGAFNALAHQLSIYKLHKHSHLYTADTKIDFPGRAFKIEKIIPYHKKTIQKERIEKANITTRNFPESVSKLRKTLKIKDGGDIYLFFTTDVNEAKIVIICSKTKY, via the coding sequence TTGAATGCACTTATATTAAATACTGAAATTCAGAAATTTATAATAAACAATTTAAATTCTAACACCACCACACTACTTCTAAAAGGTACTGCTTTTGATGGCGTTGAAACCCGAGAAATTGTAGAACAAATTGAAGCAAAAGTTAAATGTATAGCCAAATTAAAAACGTGGTATAATACACCAAATATTTATTATCCTAATAAATTAAATATAGAACAAACATCGTCTGAACAAACTGCTAATTACAAGGGTCATTTAATTTATGGAGAGTCTATTATTGATATTACAGGTGGTTTTGGAGTAGATTGTTATGCGTTTTCTAAACATTTTAAAAGCGTTACGCATTGTGAAATTAATAAGAACTTAAGTGATATTGTTAGTTATAACTTTAAACAATTACAAGTCTCTAATATAAAAACTATACCTGAAGATGGGATTGAATTTTTAAAAAAGACTCCAAACATTTACGATTGGATTTATGTAGATCCTTCTCGAAGACATGATAGTAAGGGAAAGGTATTCTTTTTAAACGATTGCCTTCCTAATGTACCTGAACATCTAGATTTACTTTTTAATCATTCTCCAAATATTCTAATTAAAACTTCACCGTTATTAGATCTTTCTATTGGATTACAGGAATTAAAATTTGTAAGTGCAATACATATTGTTGCATTACATAATGATGTTAAAGAATTATTATGGGTTTTAAATAAAAACACCACATCAACATGTACCGTTAATACTGTAAATATTACAAAAACTAATATTGAAACATTCAATTTCGCATTAGCATCTGAAAACGCTTTAGATATAAAATACAGTAAACCTTTAACATACCTATACGAACCTAATTCTGCTATTCTCAAAGCTGGAGCGTTTAACGCATTAGCACATCAATTAAGTATATATAAACTCCATAAGCACTCTCATTTATATACTGCCGATACAAAAATAGATTTTCCTGGACGGGCATTTAAAATTGAAAAAATAATACCGTACCATAAAAAAACAATACAAAAAGAACGAATAGAGAAAGCCAATATTACCACAAGAAATTTTCCAGAATCGGTATCAAAACTCAGAAAAACATTAAAAATTAAAGATGGCGGCGATATCTATCTATTTTTCACCACAGATGTAAACGAAGCTAAAATTGTAATAATTTGCTCTAAAACAAAATATTAA
- a CDS encoding DM13 domain-containing protein — translation MKFRFIILLLLSSCSSNDDSADIVEEDTVLENEDNFTGIFIDVTHPTSGTATVNAEKTTLELTNFKSDDGPLLELYLTTGLDVSNYVSLGVLKGLDGNYSYTLPTDIDLETYNHVIVWCVEFSVNFGYAILK, via the coding sequence ATGAAATTTAGATTTATAATTTTATTACTTCTAAGCAGTTGTTCTTCTAACGATGATTCTGCTGATATTGTTGAAGAGGATACTGTTTTAGAAAACGAAGACAATTTTACAGGTATCTTTATAGATGTTACACATCCTACTTCTGGTACAGCAACAGTTAATGCAGAAAAAACGACCTTAGAACTTACAAATTTTAAATCTGACGATGGTCCGCTCTTAGAATTATACTTAACTACCGGACTAGATGTTAGCAATTATGTATCATTGGGCGTTTTAAAAGGATTAGATGGTAATTATTCTTATACTTTACCTACAGATATTGACTTAGAAACCTATAATCACGTTATAGTATGGTGCGTAGAATTTTCTGTAAATTTTGGATATGCAATTTTAAAGTAA